One Drosophila virilis strain 15010-1051.87 chromosome 5, Dvir_AGI_RSII-ME, whole genome shotgun sequence DNA window includes the following coding sequences:
- the LOC6625826 gene encoding uncharacterized protein, which produces MEPLNGLALSLPHIALPEAGLLLPNGLTPVSLEQTLIDDLEVALSRCAPGYVWNDEANGCVVQITPRSQKCDWGYQKNIRLDECRRIRYDMEQQKGAIRKWWDKNVGKTTAPPQQARPVVIKTTAYTDGWYGYGHNFGRNDPHW; this is translated from the coding sequence ATGGAGCCTCTGAATGGCTTGGCATTGTCGTTGCCCCACATTGCTCTGCCAGAAGCTGGTCTTTTGCTGCCAAACGGCTTAACGCCGGTGAGCTTGGAGCAAACTCTAATAGACGATCTGGAAGTGGCATTAAGTCGCTGTGCCCCCGGCTATGTGTGGAACGATGAGGCAAACGGTTGTGTCGTTCAAATAACTCCACGCAGTCAGAAGTGCGATTGGGGCTATCAAAAGAATATACGGTTGGATGAGTGCAGAAGAATCAGGTACGACATGGAGCAGCAAAAAGGAGCTATCAGAAAGTGGTGGGACAAGAATGTTGGCAAGACAACTGCACCACCACAGCAAGCCCGTCCAGTGGTTATAAAAACGACAGCTTACACCGACGGCTGGTACGGTTACGGCCACAATTTTGGCCGAAATGATCCACATTGGTAA